In one Agathobacter rectalis ATCC 33656 genomic region, the following are encoded:
- a CDS encoding DUF5026 domain-containing protein — protein MALVVEQPIATFDLSEIARGDLVYGKHRTWPEGKAGFVTSATEKELIVQYHPGIGNVTNHFRIPIDEAVDAQWEIRYSHDMSEVKTYGIEKQDTEEGATE, from the coding sequence ATGGCACTGGTAGTAGAACAGCCGATAGCAACCTTCGATTTGAGCGAGATTGCCAGGGGCGATTTGGTCTATGGCAAGCATCGCACATGGCCGGAAGGTAAAGCCGGATTTGTAACATCAGCCACCGAGAAGGAGCTGATCGTCCAGTATCATCCGGGTATCGGCAATGTAACTAATCACTTTCGGATTCCCATTGATGAAGCGGTAGACGCTCAGTGGGAAATCCGATATTCACACGATATGTCGGAGGTCAAGACCTACGGCATCGAAAAGCAGGACACTGAGGAAGGAGCGACAGAGTGA
- a CDS encoding structural cement protein Gp24, with the protein MAKRNFNGSQINQSVTIAEQAGAAIDDVRNLILKYDENGDVVVATDGTAPIVGIAIIEAGYNDISGAESGKVAKGDQVDVQIKDIGYILAGGAIKKGEEVTATAGKATKAADGDYVIGVALSNAAENDYVRVQISKYQKNATK; encoded by the coding sequence ATGGCAAAGAGAAACTTCAACGGCTCACAGATTAACCAGTCTGTGACAATCGCAGAGCAGGCCGGTGCTGCTATCGACGATGTGAGAAACCTCATTCTCAAATATGACGAGAATGGAGATGTAGTCGTAGCAACCGACGGCACAGCACCTATCGTAGGCATTGCAATTATTGAGGCAGGCTATAACGACATCTCCGGAGCAGAGTCCGGAAAGGTTGCAAAGGGCGACCAGGTAGATGTTCAGATTAAGGACATCGGCTACATTCTTGCTGGCGGAGCCATCAAGAAGGGCGAAGAGGTAACTGCAACCGCAGGAAAAGCAACAAAGGCAGCTGACGGAGATTATGTGATCGGCGTGGCGCTCAGCAATGCAGCTGAGAATGACTATGTTAGAGTTCAGATTTCCAAGTATCAGAAGAATGCCACAAAATAA
- a CDS encoding XkdF-like putative serine protease domain-containing protein, whose protein sequence is MKKFSDFIKKSAEPQKKEPASNVIKGRFKIAKSDDDKHLAFGWANVAIRADGEEIEDWQEDIIEPEELENAAYQYVLLYREGGEMHERGGAAVLVESVVFTEEKMQAMGIPAGTLPIGWWIGFKVTDEDVWEKVKDGTYPMFSIEGEAERVEVEDENTL, encoded by the coding sequence GTGAAGAAGTTCTCTGATTTCATCAAGAAGTCTGCAGAACCGCAGAAGAAAGAGCCTGCCAGCAATGTGATTAAAGGCAGGTTTAAGATTGCCAAGTCCGACGACGACAAGCACCTGGCATTTGGCTGGGCGAATGTGGCTATCCGTGCTGACGGAGAAGAGATTGAGGACTGGCAGGAGGATATCATCGAGCCGGAAGAACTGGAAAACGCAGCATACCAGTATGTATTACTCTATCGTGAAGGCGGAGAAATGCACGAAAGAGGCGGAGCTGCAGTCCTGGTTGAATCCGTGGTATTCACGGAAGAGAAAATGCAGGCAATGGGAATCCCGGCAGGCACTCTTCCGATTGGTTGGTGGATCGGCTTCAAAGTAACCGACGAGGATGTATGGGAAAAGGTTAAGGACGGCACATATCCGATGTTCTCAATCGAAGGAGAAGCCGAGAGAGTCGAAGTAGAAGATGAAAACACCTTGTAA
- a CDS encoding phage minor head protein — protein MAIRFIRPKRIRKAKTPGSQEVLRRLEEYLQNECDEPVEILCGFWQDQQDAITYQELRKAVADGSLSKETLEAWQQDYSVLVAERLQSMWTQAMAAGPTGQPILDGLAFEFDTQTPGVLDWIGERGAEFVTRCTEEQKDAIAALLEKKMRESHTVDELARLIRPCIGLTEGDARANARYYDNIVATMRKEHPRMKIESIRRKALDASQKYAEKQHRARAFTIAQTESAFAYNRGADEGIRQAQGEGYLGTMVKRWSTSGDDSVCDICNALEGTEVDMDSDFDFKGKVLFAGQHMLPPAHPRCACAIEYIEVAAPRGRK, from the coding sequence ATGGCAATAAGGTTCATACGGCCAAAGCGAATACGCAAGGCAAAGACACCGGGCAGTCAAGAAGTCCTACGCAGACTTGAAGAGTACCTGCAGAACGAATGTGACGAACCGGTTGAAATCCTATGCGGGTTTTGGCAGGATCAGCAGGATGCCATCACGTACCAGGAACTCCGAAAGGCAGTAGCGGACGGAAGCCTCAGCAAAGAGACATTAGAGGCTTGGCAACAGGATTACTCAGTGCTTGTTGCCGAGAGATTACAGTCAATGTGGACGCAGGCAATGGCAGCGGGACCAACCGGGCAACCAATCCTGGACGGTCTCGCTTTTGAGTTTGACACTCAGACACCTGGCGTTCTCGACTGGATCGGTGAAAGAGGAGCTGAGTTTGTTACCCGATGCACAGAAGAACAGAAGGACGCAATAGCGGCACTCCTGGAAAAGAAAATGAGAGAGAGCCATACAGTAGATGAACTGGCAAGGCTCATTCGTCCATGCATCGGTCTGACAGAGGGTGACGCAAGAGCAAACGCCAGGTATTATGACAATATCGTGGCTACGATGCGAAAAGAGCATCCGAGAATGAAGATTGAGAGCATCCGCCGGAAGGCATTGGACGCTTCTCAGAAATATGCAGAGAAACAGCACCGGGCCAGGGCGTTCACAATCGCTCAGACCGAGAGTGCTTTTGCTTATAACCGTGGAGCCGATGAAGGCATACGCCAGGCACAGGGCGAAGGGTATCTTGGAACGATGGTAAAGAGATGGAGTACATCCGGAGACGATTCGGTGTGCGACATCTGCAATGCGCTGGAAGGTACTGAGGTAGATATGGACTCCGACTTTGATTTCAAAGGAAAGGTTCTGTTTGCAGGACAACATATGTTACCACCTGCACACCCGAGATGTGCCTGCGCTATCGAGTATATCGAAGTGGCTGCACCGAGAGGAAGGAAGTGA
- the terL gene encoding phage terminase large subunit, producing the protein MKEKIVLAPQKGPQEMFLATSADICIYGGAAGGGKTFGLLLEPLRYMNNPDYNATIFRRDYTQVTSPGGLWDSSRKIYRYVKGSRPLKTPKLHWTFKRGASVNFAHLGRDEDCDDWQGSQLTMIGFDELTHFSEYQFFYMLSRNRTDSGVKPYVRATCNPDADSWVAEFISWWINQETGYPIPERSGVIRWMVRLNEVVTWFDSREEAVQGAIENGVKPEQAETMPKSVTFIASTLHDNKILMKNDPGYLANLQAMTLVQRERLLHGNWKIKAAAGLMFKRVKVNMLEEIPPDVIKWARGWDLAATSEDEKGDPAYTAGVLIGKRRNGRYIVADVINRRLSSSDVREIIKQTCIADRAKYGRVATRLPQDPGQAGKDQAQSFMKLLAGFTVKCIQESGDKVTRAEPFSAQWLGLEGMDKGNVDVLIAPWNEEYFNECENFPQSKFKDMVDASSSAFTELESGATYSAPPKDSQLGKSSYWNK; encoded by the coding sequence ATGAAAGAGAAAATCGTATTAGCTCCGCAGAAAGGACCGCAGGAAATGTTTTTAGCGACCTCTGCGGATATTTGCATTTATGGAGGCGCTGCAGGCGGAGGAAAAACCTTTGGACTGCTGTTAGAGCCGCTTCGGTACATGAACAATCCGGACTACAACGCAACTATCTTCCGACGTGACTACACGCAGGTAACATCTCCAGGAGGCTTATGGGATAGTTCACGAAAGATTTACCGCTACGTGAAAGGTTCCCGGCCGTTAAAGACACCAAAACTACACTGGACTTTCAAAAGAGGCGCATCGGTCAATTTCGCCCACCTCGGACGTGATGAAGATTGCGACGACTGGCAGGGCTCACAGCTCACGATGATAGGATTTGACGAGCTGACGCACTTTAGCGAGTACCAGTTCTTTTATATGCTGTCTCGAAACCGTACAGATTCCGGTGTAAAGCCGTATGTACGAGCCACCTGCAACCCGGACGCAGACTCTTGGGTTGCTGAGTTCATTTCCTGGTGGATAAACCAAGAGACCGGCTACCCAATACCGGAACGGTCGGGAGTGATCCGCTGGATGGTGCGGCTGAATGAGGTCGTTACCTGGTTTGACAGCAGGGAAGAGGCAGTGCAGGGAGCTATCGAGAACGGTGTCAAGCCGGAACAGGCTGAGACGATGCCTAAGAGCGTGACGTTCATTGCGAGTACGCTGCATGATAACAAAATTCTGATGAAGAATGACCCAGGGTATTTAGCCAACCTGCAGGCGATGACTCTTGTGCAGAGAGAGCGACTACTGCATGGCAACTGGAAGATTAAAGCCGCCGCAGGTTTGATGTTCAAGCGAGTAAAGGTAAATATGCTGGAAGAGATACCGCCCGATGTTATCAAGTGGGCGAGAGGCTGGGACCTTGCGGCAACATCTGAGGATGAAAAGGGAGACCCGGCATACACAGCAGGCGTGCTGATCGGAAAGAGAAGAAACGGACGGTACATTGTGGCCGACGTTATCAATCGCCGGTTGAGTTCGTCCGATGTGAGAGAAATTATAAAGCAGACCTGCATAGCCGACAGGGCGAAATACGGAAGGGTAGCAACAAGACTTCCGCAAGACCCAGGCCAGGCAGGTAAAGACCAGGCACAGAGTTTTATGAAGCTCTTGGCCGGTTTTACTGTTAAGTGCATTCAAGAGTCCGGAGACAAGGTGACGAGAGCAGAACCGTTCTCGGCACAGTGGTTAGGGCTCGAAGGCATGGATAAGGGCAATGTTGATGTGCTGATTGCACCGTGGAATGAAGAGTATTTCAACGAGTGCGAGAACTTCCCACAGTCGAAATTCAAGGATATGGTGGATGCAAGTTCGTCGGCATTTACAGAGTTGGAGAGTGGTGCTACATACTCAGCACCGCCTAAGGATAGCCAGTTAGGCAAGAGCAGTTATTGGAATAAGTGA
- a CDS encoding ParB/RepB/Spo0J family partition protein has protein sequence MGSGLVIAKVPLDKVKEQDINARIMKNEMQDQLTANIKKRGQLESLPLFVLVDGKLEIISGHHRVKSARAAEMKEIIAIVDVSGLSRSKIAAKQLAHNAISGFDDDSTLREIVKMIDDVDDMIESFVGKEIMEEPLEQYDKMLSPAVQFDFKNVTFTFLPHQVKDMDALVKDLESKAPDIVGVASYEQCKGFVETLSKYQKFTDIRNVGAAIHSMIENAAQKMDDCGFTEEGEWTYLAKLFGSNAVPGESASVIQQAIKKAEKEGTITSKNRWQLIEYLCADYLSGR, from the coding sequence ATGGGTTCCGGCTTGGTGATCGCCAAGGTTCCGCTGGATAAGGTTAAGGAGCAGGACATCAACGCCAGGATAATGAAAAACGAGATGCAGGATCAGTTGACCGCTAATATCAAGAAGCGAGGACAGCTGGAAAGCCTGCCTCTTTTTGTTTTGGTGGATGGCAAGCTGGAAATCATCAGCGGCCACCACAGAGTAAAGAGCGCACGTGCTGCAGAGATGAAGGAAATCATCGCTATTGTCGATGTGTCCGGTCTCTCACGAAGCAAGATTGCGGCAAAGCAGCTGGCACACAATGCAATTTCCGGTTTCGACGACGACAGTACGTTGAGAGAAATCGTGAAGATGATAGACGATGTGGACGATATGATTGAGTCATTCGTCGGCAAGGAGATCATGGAAGAACCGCTGGAACAGTACGACAAGATGCTGAGTCCTGCGGTTCAGTTTGATTTTAAGAATGTGACGTTTACATTCCTTCCGCACCAGGTAAAGGATATGGACGCACTGGTTAAAGACCTGGAATCAAAGGCTCCGGACATTGTGGGCGTGGCATCCTACGAGCAGTGCAAGGGATTTGTGGAGACACTTAGCAAATATCAGAAGTTTACGGACATCCGAAACGTCGGTGCGGCTATCCACTCCATGATTGAGAACGCCGCTCAGAAGATGGACGACTGCGGTTTCACAGAGGAAGGAGAATGGACCTACCTCGCTAAACTGTTTGGCAGTAATGCGGTACCGGGTGAGTCCGCTTCCGTTATTCAGCAGGCAATCAAGAAAGCTGAGAAGGAAGGGACAATCACGAGTAAGAACAGGTGGCAACTGATCGAGTACCTATGTGCTGACTACCTCAGTGGCAGGTAG
- a CDS encoding DUF1351 domain-containing protein — protein MAGRKKTETVEAEVVETAVVPAGKMEFRLINPTEDGFLRRIQWNKEELEAAVRAKIAGYENVVYTEENIKAAKNDRAELNKLIKAIEERRKQVKNIINKPYAVFEAELNEITALINEPVALIDQQVKAFEEKQKEEKKEAIKATYDENIGDLAEVLPFEKIFDSRYLNQTYKLATAQKEIVDKIDTVKTDLEIIDILDSKYKLNAKDVYIKTLDLSKALAENKRLADLEEKLEADKRRKAEEEAERKRQEEIRKQKEAEEQAKREAEEEERKAAEAKKAQEAAAEVEQTEPQSEMGKVIESIEKSAFAQAVAGETQAEPAAQVVDPFAPKEEPEQEKKYRVRFFADGTKEQLGKLIAFMNENNIKYGKIAKESK, from the coding sequence ATGGCAGGAAGAAAGAAAACTGAAACAGTGGAAGCAGAAGTTGTTGAGACAGCGGTAGTACCGGCAGGGAAAATGGAGTTCAGACTGATTAACCCGACAGAGGATGGTTTTCTCAGACGCATTCAGTGGAACAAGGAAGAGTTGGAGGCTGCAGTAAGAGCCAAGATCGCCGGTTACGAGAATGTGGTTTACACCGAGGAAAACATTAAGGCAGCGAAGAATGACAGGGCAGAGCTGAACAAGCTCATTAAGGCTATTGAGGAGAGAAGAAAGCAGGTAAAGAACATCATCAATAAACCTTATGCAGTGTTCGAGGCAGAGTTAAATGAAATCACGGCACTTATCAATGAGCCGGTCGCACTGATCGACCAGCAGGTAAAGGCGTTCGAGGAAAAACAGAAGGAAGAAAAGAAAGAGGCTATCAAGGCTACCTACGATGAAAATATCGGAGATTTGGCCGAGGTATTGCCGTTTGAAAAGATTTTCGACAGCCGTTACCTTAATCAGACATATAAGCTGGCAACCGCACAGAAGGAAATTGTGGACAAGATCGACACGGTTAAGACAGATTTGGAGATTATCGACATCCTGGATAGTAAGTATAAGTTGAATGCGAAGGATGTGTATATCAAGACCCTGGACCTCAGCAAGGCACTGGCAGAGAACAAGAGACTGGCAGACTTGGAAGAAAAACTGGAAGCAGACAAGCGTCGTAAGGCTGAGGAAGAGGCCGAGAGAAAACGCCAGGAAGAAATCCGCAAGCAGAAGGAAGCTGAGGAGCAGGCAAAGCGCGAGGCAGAAGAAGAGGAGCGTAAAGCGGCAGAAGCTAAGAAAGCACAGGAAGCCGCCGCAGAAGTCGAACAGACAGAACCTCAGTCCGAAATGGGTAAGGTGATTGAGTCTATTGAAAAATCGGCATTCGCCCAGGCAGTAGCCGGAGAAACGCAGGCGGAACCAGCAGCGCAGGTGGTTGATCCGTTTGCGCCAAAAGAAGAACCTGAGCAGGAAAAGAAGTACAGAGTACGTTTCTTTGCAGACGGAACTAAGGAGCAGCTGGGGAAACTGATTGCTTTTATGAATGAGAACAATATCAAATACGGCAAGATTGCAAAGGAGAGTAAGTGA
- a CDS encoding RusA family crossover junction endodeoxyribonuclease: protein MDEDMKQIRFTIPGQPFGKQRPKFSRAGAYVKTYTPKETTSYENLVKLFYNEAAKGKMFPEGAMLDVRIIAYYEIPKSTSKKKRREMLEHRIRPTKKPDWDNIGKIVCDSLNLVAYHDDSAVVDAQVRKFYSETPRIDVMIKVVGPDQI, encoded by the coding sequence GTGGATGAAGATATGAAGCAGATTCGTTTCACAATACCAGGACAGCCATTCGGGAAACAGAGACCGAAGTTTTCAAGAGCTGGGGCGTATGTTAAGACGTACACCCCGAAAGAGACCACCAGTTATGAAAACCTGGTGAAGCTGTTTTATAACGAAGCAGCCAAAGGAAAGATGTTTCCGGAAGGGGCAATGCTGGATGTAAGGATAATTGCATATTACGAAATTCCGAAGTCTACCAGCAAGAAGAAACGCAGGGAAATGTTGGAACACAGGATCAGACCAACCAAGAAGCCGGACTGGGATAATATCGGCAAGATTGTTTGCGACAGTCTAAACCTGGTAGCGTACCACGATGATTCGGCAGTTGTGGATGCACAGGTAAGGAAGTTTTACTCAGAAACGCCGAGGATTGATGTGATGATAAAGGTCGTAGGACCGGATCAAATTTAG
- a CDS encoding ATP-binding protein yields the protein MNLDLQKVLPAEAFETEQNEGDYIGKDGLLYCGVCRTKKQTRLPASDFTGGREIIVPCICKCKVEENKRKEEEEKKRQEMQRLERLKASSLMDAKLKAARLDGYQVDGDNQKIYNLAGNYVKRFDEMYEKRQGLLFWGTVGTGKSYTAACIANELLNQMIPVVMTSFVKILQNIQGNPDEEERIMAGLNAAKLLIIDDLGAERSTDYALEKVYNIIDSRYLSGKPLILTTNMTLKDMQESEDIRYRRIYDRIFEMCFPVRFAGRSWREKAASKRFDAMKNLMEE from the coding sequence ATGAATTTGGATTTGCAGAAGGTTTTACCTGCAGAAGCATTCGAGACAGAGCAGAATGAGGGCGACTACATCGGCAAAGACGGACTGCTTTACTGCGGAGTCTGCAGAACCAAAAAGCAGACCAGGTTGCCAGCGTCGGATTTTACCGGCGGCAGGGAGATAATTGTTCCATGTATCTGTAAGTGCAAGGTTGAGGAGAACAAACGCAAGGAAGAGGAAGAAAAGAAGAGACAGGAAATGCAGCGTTTGGAAAGATTGAAAGCCAGCAGCCTTATGGACGCCAAGCTGAAAGCGGCAAGGCTGGACGGATACCAGGTGGACGGAGACAATCAGAAAATCTACAACCTCGCAGGCAATTATGTGAAAAGGTTTGACGAAATGTACGAGAAACGCCAAGGGTTGTTGTTTTGGGGGACGGTCGGAACCGGGAAGAGTTACACGGCCGCCTGCATTGCGAATGAGTTGCTGAATCAGATGATCCCGGTGGTTATGACATCATTCGTGAAGATACTGCAGAACATCCAGGGCAACCCCGACGAGGAAGAAAGAATAATGGCGGGACTGAATGCGGCAAAGCTGTTGATTATCGACGACCTGGGAGCAGAGAGAAGTACCGATTATGCGTTAGAGAAGGTGTACAACATCATCGACAGCAGGTATTTATCCGGAAAGCCGTTGATCCTCACTACGAATATGACATTGAAGGATATGCAGGAGTCAGAGGACATCCGATACAGACGTATCTATGACAGAATATTTGAGATGTGTTTTCCGGTAAGGTTTGCAGGCAGAAGTTGGAGAGAAAAGGCGGCGTCGAAGAGGTTCGATGCCATGAAGAATTTAATGGAGGAATGA
- a CDS encoding phage replisome organizer N-terminal domain-containing protein: MADNRKYYYLKLKEDFFDTDEMKILESMKDGYLYSNILLKLYLKSLSNSGRLMYRNVIPYTPEILATLTGHQVGTVEKALDVFKKLDLIEMLDNGAIYMMDIQNFIGQSSSEADRQREYYNRMKAEKEALAGENTETPELPEPKEPVLPAERKSNKAIGNYTTDFEELWEAYPRKVDKGQAYKKYKARLEDGFSHEQLYEAVKNYAAQCKKQRTETMYIKHGKTFLGESTPFLDYLPKDKPVQSEAEYDDNENPFGRSE; encoded by the coding sequence ATGGCAGACAACAGAAAGTATTACTACCTAAAGCTGAAAGAGGACTTTTTCGACACGGACGAGATGAAGATTTTAGAGAGCATGAAGGACGGATATTTATACAGTAATATCCTGCTGAAACTCTATCTGAAAAGCCTGAGCAATTCCGGCAGGTTGATGTATAGAAATGTGATTCCGTACACGCCGGAAATCCTGGCAACTTTGACAGGGCACCAGGTAGGCACCGTCGAGAAAGCATTGGATGTATTCAAGAAGCTGGATTTAATCGAGATGCTCGATAACGGAGCAATCTACATGATGGATATTCAGAACTTCATCGGCCAGTCGTCCAGTGAGGCTGACAGGCAGAGAGAATATTACAACCGCATGAAGGCTGAGAAGGAAGCACTGGCAGGAGAAAACACAGAAACGCCGGAACTTCCGGAGCCGAAAGAACCGGTACTGCCTGCAGAACGGAAGTCAAATAAGGCGATTGGTAATTACACCACGGATTTCGAGGAACTGTGGGAGGCATACCCGAGGAAGGTTGATAAAGGGCAGGCATACAAGAAGTATAAGGCCCGCCTGGAAGATGGCTTCTCCCACGAGCAGTTGTATGAAGCGGTAAAGAACTATGCGGCACAGTGTAAGAAGCAGAGAACAGAGACAATGTACATAAAGCATGGCAAGACATTCTTAGGAGAGTCAACGCCGTTCCTGGACTATCTGCCAAAGGACAAGCCGGTACAGAGCGAAGCAGAGTACGACGACAACGAGAATCCGTTCGGAAGGAGTGAGTGA
- a CDS encoding PD-(D/E)XK nuclease-like domain-containing protein, producing the protein MQLTSENYYSQEANKEYMSVSGYKDFAGTYGKMPCEFYGMEKLNGRWEDEKSTALLVGSYVDSYFEGSLDQFKKDNPEIFTQKGELKANFKQAEEIIARIERDEYFMKYMSGQKQVIMTGELFGAKWKIKMDSYIPGVAIVDLKVMASITDLKWVKDIGYLDFVRYWGYDIQGAVYQEIVRQNTGEKLPFFIAGATKQTEPDIRIIHVTDNYLQEALHMVEMNMPRILRVKNGEVEPDRCELCDCCRHNRVLKKPISIMDLTAGI; encoded by the coding sequence ATGCAGCTGACATCAGAAAATTATTACAGCCAGGAGGCTAACAAGGAGTACATGAGCGTATCGGGATATAAGGATTTTGCCGGAACCTACGGCAAGATGCCTTGCGAGTTCTACGGAATGGAGAAACTGAACGGACGCTGGGAGGATGAAAAGAGTACAGCACTGCTGGTAGGAAGCTATGTAGACAGTTATTTTGAGGGAAGCCTGGATCAGTTCAAGAAGGACAATCCGGAAATCTTCACTCAGAAGGGAGAGTTAAAGGCAAACTTCAAGCAGGCAGAGGAGATCATCGCCCGTATCGAGCGAGACGAATACTTCATGAAGTATATGAGCGGTCAGAAGCAGGTCATTATGACAGGAGAACTGTTCGGGGCGAAGTGGAAGATCAAGATGGACTCATACATTCCGGGAGTGGCTATCGTTGATTTGAAGGTCATGGCATCCATTACGGATTTGAAGTGGGTAAAAGACATCGGCTACCTCGATTTTGTCCGTTACTGGGGTTACGACATCCAGGGGGCGGTCTACCAGGAAATCGTGAGACAGAATACCGGCGAGAAGTTGCCATTCTTTATTGCGGGAGCAACGAAGCAGACAGAGCCGGACATCCGTATTATCCACGTAACAGACAACTATCTGCAGGAGGCATTGCACATGGTAGAGATGAATATGCCGAGAATCCTCAGAGTTAAGAATGGAGAGGTTGAGCCGGACAGATGCGAATTGTGCGATTGCTGCAGACACAACAGAGTCTTAAAGAAGCCGATCTCGATTATGGACTTAACAGCAGGCATTTAA